The genomic window ATCCGGGTGCCCTCCGGCCGCCGGCAGGGCCTGGCCGTCGTCCTCGACCCCGGGATCACCGACCTGTCCGACCCGCGGCCGCTGGTGCTCACCGAGGACAAGTGGGCCGGGCGGCTGGGCACCGTCGACTTCCCGACGCCGGTCAGCGCGCTGGCCCGCGTCCGGGTGCCGAAGAACTTCAACCACCGCAGCCCGCACGCCCGCCGCGACCTCGCCTCCACGCTGCGCTCGGCGCGGCTGGAGAACGACCTCGGCGCGCGCCGGGTGAAGATCCGCTCCGCGGCCGCCGACGACCCCGTGCTGCACGACCTGCGCCGCGCCGTGCGCAACCACCCGGTGCACGGGCTGCCCGACCGCGAGGAGCGGGTCCGCTCCGCCGAGCGGTACCTGCGCGCGGTCGCCGACGCGGAGGCCACCCACCGCAGGATGGCCGAGCGGACCGGCTCGCTGACCCGCCAGTTCGACCGCACCTGCGACGTCCTCGAGGAGCTCGGCTACCTGGTGCCCGAGGTCGTGCCGCTGGTGCCCGCCGACACCGAGGAGCCCACCCCGCTCGACGACGTCCCGCGGGTCACCGAGGAGGGGCGGCGGCTGGCGCGGATCTGGTCGGAGGCCGACCTCCTGGTCGCCGAGTGCCTGCGCGCCGGGACCTGGCGGGGGTTGGGCCCGGCCGAGCTCGCCGCGGTGGTCTCGACGCTGGTCTTCGAGGCCCGCCGGGAGATGCCCGGCCAGCCCGCGGTCCCGGCCGGGAAGGTGGCCGGCGCGATCGCCGAGATGCGGGGCATCCGCGCCCGCCTGCAGGACGTCGAGCTCGACCGGGGCCTGCCCGCCAGCCGCGACCTCGACCTCGGTTTCGCGTGGGCCGCCTACCGGTGGGCCGACGGGCAGAGCCTCGACCGGGTGCTCGCCGGTGCCGAGCAGGCGGGCACCGAGCTCTCCGGCGGCGACTTCGTGCGCTGGGCGCGGCAGCTGGTCGACCTGCTCGACCAGCTGGCCAAGGTCGCCGACGAGGCGGTGGCGGGGGTGGCCCGCGCCGCGGTGGGCCGGGTCCGGCGCGGCGTGGTGGCGGTGGCGATCAGCGGGTGATCGTCGCCGTCCCCGCCGCGGCGGGCGCCGTCCCCGCCCGGGCGGCGGCCACGGCGCGCGGGGGCTGGCGGAGGCCTCCCGTGGTGCACAATCCCCCCGCTCCCGTGACGCAGTGTCATGGGAGGACCCGTCCGGGTCGAACGGAACGAGCAGGAGCGACGATGACCAACCCACCGCAGGGTGGCCAGCCGGGGCAGTACGGGCAGCCGGGGCAGTACGGCCAGCAGCCCGGCCAGTACGGGCAGCCGGGGCAGTACGGCCAGCCGGGCGGTGGGCAGTACGGGCAGCCCGGCGGGTACGGGCAGCAGCCGGGGCAGTACGGGCAGCCCGGCGGGTACGGGCAGCCGGCGCAGCAGCCGGGCCAGTACGGCCAGCCCGGGTACGGCCAGCAGCCGGGGCAGTACGGCCAGCAGCCCGGCCAGTACGGGCAGCAGCCCGGGCAGTACGGGCAGCCGGGGCAGTACGGCCAGCCCTACGGCCAGCAGCCGCCGAAGAAGTCACGGACCGGGCTGGTCATCGGCCTGGTGGCGCTCGCCGTCGTCGTCATCGCCGCGGCGATCATCCTGCCGATCGTGCTCGGCAAGGACGTCCTGGACCCGTCGCAGGCCGAGGACGACATCGCCACGCAGTTCCAGGAGACCTTCGGCGTCTCGGTCGAGGTCTCCTGCGACGACGAGATGGTGGTGGAGAACGGCGCCACGTACGAGTGCACCGGCACGACCGAGGACGGCGAGGACGTGACCCTGCAGGTCGCGATCACCGACGCCGACTCGGCGGCCTACACCTGGGAGGTCGCCTCCTAGCGGCGCGTCCCCCGCGGACGGGCCGGCCGGCGCTCACCCCAGGGCGTCGGCCGGCCATCCGAGGGCCGCGCCGAGCCGGCCCAGCGAGGACCGCAGGCCGTGCGCGTCGGCCAGCGCGGCCAGCGCGTCCGGGTCCGCCGGGCGGCGGGGCAGCGACCCCTCGACCGCCGGCATGTCGATGTCACGCGCCACGGCCACGACCACGGGCGCGGCGTCGAGGTAGTCCCCGCCCGCGTGCAGCCGCTTGAGCACCGCCGCGGTGAGCGGCGCCTTCGGCACCACGGTGCGCGCCGCGGCCGCGCGGATGCCGGCCAGGTCGCCGAACTCGGTGACCAGCGCCGCCGCCGTCTTCGCGCCGATGCCCGCGACGCCGGGCAGGCCGTCGCTGGGGTCCCCGCGCAGCACCGCGAAGTCCGCGTAGGCCCGCCCGGGGATCCCGTACCGCGCGGCCACCGCCGCCTCGTCGACCACCTCGATGTCGGCGATGCCCCGGTTGGTGTAGAGCACCCGGACGCCGCGGGCGTCGTCGACGAGCTGGAACAGGTCCCGGTCCCCGGTGACGACGTCGACCGGCCCGCGCGCGCGGGTGGCCAGCGTGCCGATGACGTCGTCGGCCTCGTAGCCGGGCGCCCCGACCCGGGCGATGCCGGCCGCGGCCAGCACGTCGACGAGCACCGGCACCTGCGGCCCGAGCTCGTCGGGCGTCTCCTCGCCGCCGTCGGGGGAGAGCCGGTGTGCCTTGTACGACGGCAGCGCCGCCACGCGGAACGCCGGCCGCCAGTCGTCGTCCCAGCAGGCCACCAGCCGGTCGGGGGAGTGGGCGGTGACCAGCCGGGCGGTCATGTCGAGGAAGCCGCGGACGGCGTTCACCGGCCGGCCGTCGGGCGAGGTCACGCTGGTCGGGACGCCGTAGAAGGCCCGGAAGTAGAGGCTCGCGGCGTCGAGCAGCATGGTCGTCACGGGCGGGGACGGTAACGGTCCGGGAAACCCCGGCGGGAGCGGTCGGTGCCCGGGTTAGTGTCCCGGGGTGGCAAGCAGCACGGGGGCCCTCGTCAGCATCGACCGCGTGTACGCCGCGCGCAGCGTCGCCGCCGAGCTCGGCGTCGACGTCCTGGTCCTCACACCGGGCTCGGACCTGCGCTACCTGTGCGGCTACGACGCCCACGCCATGGAGCGGCTGACCGCCCTCGTGGTCCCCCGGGCCGGGGAGCCGCTGCTCGTCGTCCCCCGGCTCGAGGCGCCGATGGTCGACGCGAGCCCGGCCGGGACGCTCGGCCTGGAGCTGCACGCCTGGGACGAGACCGACGACGCCTTCGCCGTCCTCGCGCGGGAGGTGACCGCCCGGCTGGGCGGTGCACCCACCCGGGTCGCGGTGGGCGCGCGCACCTGGGCCGAGCACGCGCTCGGCGTGCACCGGGCGCTGCCGGGCTCGGCGCTGGAGCTGGCCACGCCGGTGCTCGACCGGCTGCGGATGGTCAAGACGCCGGCCGAGGTGGAGGAGCTCGCCCTCGCCGGTGGCGCCATCGACCGGGTGCACGCGCGGATGGGGGAGTGGCTGCGCGTGGGCCGCACCGAGGCGGAGGTGGGCGCCGACATCGCCGCGGCCATCCTCGCCGAGGGGCACGTGGGTGTGGACTTCACCATCGTCGGGTCCGGCCCCAACGGCGCCAGCCCGCACCACGAGCTCTCCGACCGGGTGGTGGCGGCCGGTGACCTCGTCGTCGTCGACATCGGCGGGGAGACGGCCACCGGCTACCGCTCGGACTGCACCCGCACCTACGTCGTCGGCGGCGAGCCCGACGCCGAGGTGGCCGAGTGGTACGCGGTCCTGCAGGACGCGCAGGAGGCCGCCGTCGCCGCCGTCCGGCCCGGGGTGACCGCCGAGGAGGTCGACGCCGTCGCCCGCGACCGGATCACCGCCGCCGGGTGGGGCGGGCACTTCATCCACCGCACCGGTCACGGCATCGGTCTGGACACCCACGAGGCGCCCTACATCGTCGCGGGCAACGACCTGCCGCTGGAGCCGGGGATGGCCTTCTCCGTCGAGCCCGGCATCTACCTGCCCGGGCGCTGCGGCGCGCGCATCGAGGACATCGTGGTCTGCACCGACGACGGCGTCCGCACGCTCAACGAGGGTCCCCGTGAGCTCGTCGTCCTCCCCGGCTGAGCACGCCCCCGACGTCGACCGGGCGCTGCTGGCCGCCCTGGCGCGGGACGGGCGGGCCAGCTACACCGAGCTCGCCGAGCGGGTGGGCCTGTCGGTGTCGGCGGTGCACCAGCGCGTGCGCCGGCTCGAGCAGCGCGGCCTGATCACCGGTTACCGGGCGACGATCGACGCGCGGCAGGTGGGGGCGGGGCTGACGGCGTTCGTGTCGATCACGCCGCTGGACCAGGCGCAGGCCGACGACGCCCCGGCCAAGCTCACGCACCTGGACGCGATCGAGGCCTGCTACTCGGTGGCGGGGATGGAGAGCTACCTGCTCAAGGTGCGGGTCGCCTCGCCGGAGGCGCTCGAGGCGCTGCTGCGCGACATCCGCACCACCGCCAACGTGGCCACCCGCACGACCGTCGTCCTCTCGACCTTCTACGAGGACCGTCCTCCCGTCTGAGCCCGGCCCGGCCCGGCCCGGCAGAGTGGTGCGGTGACCGACGACCTCGCCCGCGGGGTGGGCGACCACCTGCCCGGCACCGTGCTGGCCCTGACGGCGGCGCTGCTGTTCGGCCTGGGCTCGGTGCTGCAGCACGAGGCGGCGGCGCGGGCCTCGGCCGGCGGGCGGCTGCGGATGCGGGCGATGGTCGGCCAGCGGACCTGGCTGGCCGGCCAGGTGACGACGACGGCCGGGACGGGGGCACAGGTGGCGGCGCTCGCCCTGGCGCCGGTGTCGCTCGTGCAGCCGCTGCTCGCCGGGGCGCTGGTGGCCGCCCTCGCCGTCCGCTGGGCGCGGACGGGCCTCCCGCCGACCCGGCCGGAGGGGCTCGGCGCGGTGCTGACCGTCGCGGGGATCGCGGTCTTCGTGACGGCGGCCCGTCCGGGCCCGGGGGTCGTCGACCGGGTGCCCGCCGGGTGGGCGGTGGTGCTCGCCGTCGTGGGCGTCACGGTGGCCGTCGCGCTCACCGCCCGGCTCGGCGCCGGCCGGGGGGCCGCGCTCGCCTGCGGCGTCACCGGGGGCCTGGCGGCCGGGGTGGCGGCGGTGCTCGTCGCGGCCGGGCTCACCGCGGTCTCGACCGACGGGGTGGTCGACGCGCTCGCCCGGCCCGCGGTGTGGGGCGCGGTCGTGGCCGGCGTGGTCTCCCAGGTCGGCGCCCAGCAGGCCTACGGGCGGGGATCGCTGAGTGCGTCCCTGCCGGCGCTCGCGGTCCTGGACCCGATGGCGGCGGTGCCGGCCGCCCGGTTGCTGCTGGGGGAGCACCTCGAGCCGGGGCACGCGGCGGTGTGGGGTCCGGCGGGGCTCGTCGCCGTCGTCGGCATCGTGCTGCTCACCCGCGGTGGCGGGCAGCCGGCGCCCCGGCGGTGACGCCGCGGCCGCCGCGGGACGCCCGACGACCGGTGTTCCCGTTATCCCCAACTTCGCGACGACTCCGTCGGCGGCCCCGCTGGCACGGCGGATGGACGACGACCGCGAGGCGACTGGACAGGGCGTCGAACACGTGTTCGCATTCCAGGCGTGAGGTGGGACGCCCGGCGGCTCGACGCCGACGACGAGTCGCTGCTGCCGGGCATGCCGAGCCTGCGCGGGTTGCTGCGCAGCGTCGAGGTGCCCGAGTTCCCCGGTGTGACGATGCACGAGGTGCTGTGCCGGTCGGCGCTCAACCCGGTGCCGGAGGCCTCGCGGATGCCCTTCTCGCACACGATCAACCCGTACCGGGGTTGCCTCCACCAGTGTGTGTACTGCCTGGCCGGGGACACGCGGATCCTCATGGCCGACGGCCGTCAGCGGCCTATTGCGGCGCTGCGGGTGGGGGACCGCGTCATCGGCACGGAGCGCCGCGGCACCCACCGGTACTACGTGGAGACCGAGGTGCTGGCCCACTGGGGCACGGTCAAGCCCGCCCACCGCGTCACCCTGGCTGACGGGACCGAGCTCCTGGCCAGTGGGGACCACCGCTTCCTGACCCGTCGCGGTTGGAGACACGTCACCGGTACGACGTCCGGCCGCGGGCGGCGACCGCACCTGACGACCGACGACGAGCTGATGGGCTTCGGGCGGACGGGGACGTCCCCCGTCGTCCGCGCCGAGTACCGGCGGGGCCACCTGGCGGGGACGGTCCGCGGCGACGGCCACCTCGGGGTCCACCGTCAGGAGCGACCCGGGCGGGCCCACGGGGACGACCACCGCTTCGGCCTGGCGCTGGTGGACGACGAGGGTCCGGACCGCGCCCAGGCGTACCTCGCCGCGGAGGGCATCCGCACGCCTCGTCTCGGCGTCGCGGACGCGGTCGGCAACCGCCGACCCCTGCCGGCCATCAGGACGTCCGCGGCGGCCGCCGTCGGCCGCATCGCCGACCGCCGGGAGTGCGGGGTCGACGGCATCGCGGTCGAGGCTGACGCGGCTCTCCAGGTCGTCGACCTGCAGTCGGTCGGCCTCGAGATGCCGATGTTCGACATCACCACCGGCACCGGCGACTTCGTCGCCAACGGGGTGGTCAGTCACAACTGCTTCGCCCGCTCGACGCACGAGTGGCTCGACCTGGACGCCGGCCGGGACTTCGACACGCAGATCGTCGTCAAGACCAACCTCGTCGAGGTGCTGCGCCGAGAGCTGGCCAGGCCGTCGGGCAGGCGCCGGCACGTGGCGCTCGGCACCAACACCGACCCCTACCAGCGCGCCGAGGGCCGATACCGGCTGATGCCCGGGGTCATCCGGGCGCTGGCCGACTCCGGGACCCCGTTCTCCGTCCTCACCAAGGGCACGCTGGCCCGCCGCGACCTGCCGCTGCTCGCCGACGCCGCGCGGGACGTCCCGGTCGGCTTCGGCGTCTCCCTGGCCATCTGGGACGACGACCTGCACGCGAGCCTCGAGCCCGGCGTGCCGTCGCCGCGCGCCCGGCTGGACCTGGTGCGCGCCGTGGCCGACGCCGGCCTGCCCTGCGGCGTGTTCCTCGCCCCGGTGCTGCCGGGCCTCACCGACCGCCGGTCCGACCTCGACGCGGCCCTCGGGGCGATCGCCGAGGCCGGCGCCACCGGCGTCACGGTGGTCCCGCTGCACCTGCGTCCGGGCGCCCGCGAGTGGTTCTCCGCGTGGCTGGCCCGCGAGCACCCGTCCCTGGTCGGCCGCTACCGGCAGCTCTACCGCGGCGGCGCCTACGTGCCGGCCGAGTACCGGGCGTGGCTCGCCGCGCGGGTCGCGCCGCTGCTGCGCCGGCACGGGCTCGACGGTCGGTCCGATGGAGCGGCCCGGGGCGCCGAGGCTCCCCCCGGCGTCCCCGGTGACGACGAGGCGGCCTTCCCGGCCGGGAGCCTGCCGCCGGCCCGCGACGACGCCGCCGCGCGCCCGCGGGGAGCCCGGCCGAGGCGCGCCCGCGCCGACGACGTCCCCGGCCAGCTGGCTCTCATCTGACGCGCCCTGAAATGGTCAGGGAAGGCTGTCCTGACCATTGCGCGACACAACCGGAAATGGGATCGGGAAAAGGGGACCCTGCGCCGTTCCGAGACGCGGGGGCGCCGCCGAGCAGCTGTTGCACAGGGAAGGCTGCCCTCACCGGAAATGGCGGCCCGTCGACACGCGGAATGATTTCCCGACTCGATCCGCCCGCCATTCTGCGGCACACTCGGGTCAGCCGATCCGCCCGGCCCCGGAGGACCCGAGATGACCACAGTCATGCCGCCCGTCAGCGAGTGCACCGTCGACGGCTGCTCCTACAACGACCACGGCTGCCACGCCTTCGCGATCACCGTGAGCGGCACGGACGGCCACGCCGGCTGCGGCACCTTCATCCCGCTCACCGTCCGCGGCGGCCTGCCGCGGGCCGAGGCCCAGGTCGGCGCCTGTCAGCGCACCGACTGCCGGCACAACGACGCCCTCGAGTGCCACGCCGAGGGCATCCGGGTCGGCTTCGACCACGACACGGCCAGCTGCCTGACCTACTCGGCGGCCTGACGGCCCGCTGCGCGGTCCCTCCGACGGCCCGGGTGCCCGCCCGGGCCGTCCTGCCGTGCGGGGGAGGAGAGGGGCTCAGGCCGGCGGTGCGGCCGCGGCCCTGTTCGCCCGCGCGGCCCGCTCGGCGCGCACGGCACCGCGGGCGGCCACCGGCTCGGCGCCGGCGGCGAGGGCCAGCCGGCGGTAGGAGTCGTAGGACAGCGTCTCGTAGACGGCGGCCAGCGCCTCGGCCCGCTGGCGCCGTCGGCCGGTCGTCGTCGCCCGCAGGTACAGCGCGGTCCGCACCGCGTGCTTGGTGAACGTCACCTGCAGCGCCTGGCTCGACAGCCGGCCGCCCACGTGCGAAGTGTAGCCCGGGCCGCGGCGCAGTGCCGGCAGCACCCACGGGCTGTCGGCCAGGGCGGGGAAGCGGTTGCGCACGGCCTCCCACGCGTGCCAGGCCGTCAGCGCGCCGGGCACCGACCACTCGCCGTCGTCGGTGGTGACGACGAGGCGGCGCGCGGTGGCGTGCACCTGCTCGCGGCGCAGGTCCCGGAAGCTGCCCACCGGCGCCGGCCAGCGCAGCGCGATCGCGCACCACACCACCGTGCGCAGGTGCTCGGGGTCCTCGCTGCGGACCTCGGTGAGCGGCCGCAGGTCCAGGGTCCGCGGGTCGGGCTCCGGCGTCGGAGGCGTGGGCAGGGGGACGCCGCCGTAGCGGGCGACCTTGCTGTAGAGGGTGACGGTGGCCGGTCTCCAGCCCCGGGCCGCGGCGACGTCGTCCATCCCGCCCTCGGCCAGCTCCTCCGGCCCGAGGCCGAGCTCCAGCGCGGCGTCGACGAGCCGGCGCCACTGGACGGCGTAGCCCTCGGGCGGCGCCAGCCGCCCCCAGGCCCGCGCCGCTGGCAGTGACGGCATCTCCGGGAGCGGTCCCTGCCAGCCCTTGGCCATGCCTCCATCATACCCGTTATCCCCAACATCTCAACGCAATGCAGCCAGAACGAAGAACACCCCCGACGGCAAGGAGCAGTTGCGACCTCCGGGACCTCGCCTGAGGTCCCGGAGGTCGAGGAGTCCGCCGAGGTCGGGCAGCCCGGGTCCGTCCCCGTGCCGGCCGCGGACCCGGCGCGACGTGCGGCGGCCGGACCGCCGGGGGAGGGGTCGCCGCCTACCGGGTCCCGTCCGCGGGCACCAGGCGCGCGCGGATGTCGGGCTTGAGCACCTTGCCGACCTTCGAGCGGGGGAGGTCGGCCCAGACGAGCACCTCCTTGGGGGCCTTGACCCCGCCGATGCGCGCTCGGGCGAAGGCCCGCACGTCGGCCGGGTCGAGTGCCGTCCCGGCCCGTGCCTGCACGACGGCGACCACCCGCTCGCCCCACTTCTCGTCGGGCAGCCCGACGACCGCGCAGTCCTGCACGCCGGGATGGGCCATGAGCGCCTGCTCGACCTCCGCGGAGTACACGTTGAAACCGCCGCTGATGATCATGTCCTTCGCGCGGTCGACGAGGTACAGCCAGCCGTCCTCGTCGAGGTAGCCGACGTCGCCGGTGTGGTGCCAGCCGCAGCGAACTCGCCGCCGCGGCGCTGGAGACGCTCGCCGAGCTGGGCTACGCCCGCACCGGCCTGCGCGACATCGCCGCCCGCTCGGAGTTCTCCCACGGCGTCCTGCACTACTACTTCCGCGACAAGGTGGAGCTGATCACCCACTGCGTGCGCGAGTACAAGGCGCGCTGCGCCACCCGCTACGACGAGGCGGTGGCCACGGCGACCACC from Geodermatophilus normandii includes these protein-coding regions:
- a CDS encoding DUF4333 domain-containing protein; protein product: MTNPPQGGQPGQYGQPGQYGQQPGQYGQPGQYGQPGGGQYGQPGGYGQQPGQYGQPGGYGQPAQQPGQYGQPGYGQQPGQYGQQPGQYGQQPGQYGQPGQYGQPYGQQPPKKSRTGLVIGLVALAVVVIAAAIILPIVLGKDVLDPSQAEDDIATQFQETFGVSVEVSCDDEMVVENGATYECTGTTEDGEDVTLQVAITDADSAAYTWEVAS
- a CDS encoding 5'-3' exonuclease codes for the protein MLLDAASLYFRAFYGVPTSVTSPDGRPVNAVRGFLDMTARLVTAHSPDRLVACWDDDWRPAFRVAALPSYKAHRLSPDGGEETPDELGPQVPVLVDVLAAAGIARVGAPGYEADDVIGTLATRARGPVDVVTGDRDLFQLVDDARGVRVLYTNRGIADIEVVDEAAVAARYGIPGRAYADFAVLRGDPSDGLPGVAGIGAKTAAALVTEFGDLAGIRAAAARTVVPKAPLTAAVLKRLHAGGDYLDAAPVVVAVARDIDMPAVEGSLPRRPADPDALAALADAHGLRSSLGRLGAALGWPADALG
- a CDS encoding M24 family metallopeptidase, yielding MASSTGALVSIDRVYAARSVAAELGVDVLVLTPGSDLRYLCGYDAHAMERLTALVVPRAGEPLLVVPRLEAPMVDASPAGTLGLELHAWDETDDAFAVLAREVTARLGGAPTRVAVGARTWAEHALGVHRALPGSALELATPVLDRLRMVKTPAEVEELALAGGAIDRVHARMGEWLRVGRTEAEVGADIAAAILAEGHVGVDFTIVGSGPNGASPHHELSDRVVAAGDLVVVDIGGETATGYRSDCTRTYVVGGEPDAEVAEWYAVLQDAQEAAVAAVRPGVTAEEVDAVARDRITAAGWGGHFIHRTGHGIGLDTHEAPYIVAGNDLPLEPGMAFSVEPGIYLPGRCGARIEDIVVCTDDGVRTLNEGPRELVVLPG
- a CDS encoding Lrp/AsnC family transcriptional regulator, which produces MSSSSSPAEHAPDVDRALLAALARDGRASYTELAERVGLSVSAVHQRVRRLEQRGLITGYRATIDARQVGAGLTAFVSITPLDQAQADDAPAKLTHLDAIEACYSVAGMESYLLKVRVASPEALEALLRDIRTTANVATRTTVVLSTFYEDRPPV
- a CDS encoding DMT family transporter, whose translation is MTDDLARGVGDHLPGTVLALTAALLFGLGSVLQHEAAARASAGGRLRMRAMVGQRTWLAGQVTTTAGTGAQVAALALAPVSLVQPLLAGALVAALAVRWARTGLPPTRPEGLGAVLTVAGIAVFVTAARPGPGVVDRVPAGWAVVLAVVGVTVAVALTARLGAGRGAALACGVTGGLAAGVAAVLVAAGLTAVSTDGVVDALARPAVWGAVVAGVVSQVGAQQAYGRGSLSASLPALAVLDPMAAVPAARLLLGEHLEPGHAAVWGPAGLVAVVGIVLLTRGGGQPAPRR
- a CDS encoding intein-containing Rv2578c family radical SAM protein gives rise to the protein MRWDARRLDADDESLLPGMPSLRGLLRSVEVPEFPGVTMHEVLCRSALNPVPEASRMPFSHTINPYRGCLHQCVYCLAGDTRILMADGRQRPIAALRVGDRVIGTERRGTHRYYVETEVLAHWGTVKPAHRVTLADGTELLASGDHRFLTRRGWRHVTGTTSGRGRRPHLTTDDELMGFGRTGTSPVVRAEYRRGHLAGTVRGDGHLGVHRQERPGRAHGDDHRFGLALVDDEGPDRAQAYLAAEGIRTPRLGVADAVGNRRPLPAIRTSAAAAVGRIADRRECGVDGIAVEADAALQVVDLQSVGLEMPMFDITTGTGDFVANGVVSHNCFARSTHEWLDLDAGRDFDTQIVVKTNLVEVLRRELARPSGRRRHVALGTNTDPYQRAEGRYRLMPGVIRALADSGTPFSVLTKGTLARRDLPLLADAARDVPVGFGVSLAIWDDDLHASLEPGVPSPRARLDLVRAVADAGLPCGVFLAPVLPGLTDRRSDLDAALGAIAEAGATGVTVVPLHLRPGAREWFSAWLAREHPSLVGRYRQLYRGGAYVPAEYRAWLAARVAPLLRRHGLDGRSDGAARGAEAPPGVPGDDEAAFPAGSLPPARDDAAARPRGARPRRARADDVPGQLALI
- a CDS encoding DUF1540 domain-containing protein — protein: MTTVMPPVSECTVDGCSYNDHGCHAFAITVSGTDGHAGCGTFIPLTVRGGLPRAEAQVGACQRTDCRHNDALECHAEGIRVGFDHDTASCLTYSAA
- a CDS encoding AMP-binding enzyme, with product MIISGGFNVYSAEVEQALMAHPGVQDCAVVGLPDEKWGERVVAVVQARAGTALDPADVRAFARARIGGVKAPKEVLVWADLPRSKVGKVLKPDIRARLVPADGTR